From a single Seriola aureovittata isolate HTS-2021-v1 ecotype China chromosome 18, ASM2101889v1, whole genome shotgun sequence genomic region:
- the LOC130186929 gene encoding nuclear receptor subfamily 5 group A member 2-like isoform X1, whose product MECRHDVDLEEPCPVCGDKVSGYHYGLLTCESCKGFFKRTVQNNKKYVCAENQECRIDKAQRKRCPFCRFQKCLHVGMRLEAVRADRMRGGRNTFGPMYKRDRALKQQRKALIQAGGFRLESSPPVVYSAHPRDFTFAAGLQPDCILPTEQNDCISYQPPSLCSLLPSSSPVGPQYQSVSFSNWTIKSKHTNNCDSPPGSAAATYTDSDELHSSSPQGPGMPRLVTEFLLCDPDELQLQNKISARIQQEQTGWRRLGNPGTFSLMCVMADQTLLSIVEWARTSIFFKQLKLFVFCTKVSDQMKLLHSCWSELLILDIISRQVLYGRVGSLLLVTGQEVQLSDIASQAGPTLAGLVQRGQELVERLHILKLDRQEFACIKFLILFNPDVKDLEEHQLVESVQEQAEGALLEYTSRTSSQHLGRFTHLLLCLSELRSLSTLAEDYLYCRHLSGEVPCNNLLIEMLHAKHSWP is encoded by the exons ATGGAGTGCAGACATGATGTGGATTTGGAGGAGCCGTGTCCAGTCTGTGGAGATAAAGTCTCTGGATATCACTACGGTCTGCTCACCTGTGAAAGCTGCAAG GGGTTTTTCAAAAGGACGGTTCAGAACAACAAGAAGTACGTCTGTGCAGAGAACCAGGAGTGCAGGATCGACAAAGCTCAGAGGAAACGCTGTCCGTTCTGTAGGTTTCAGAAGTGTCTTCATGTCGGCATGAGGCTGGAAG CTGTTCGAGCAGATCGGATGCGAGGTGGCAGAAACACGTTTGGTCCCATGTACAAGCGAGACCGTGccctgaagcagcagagaaaggcTCTGATACAAGCTGGTGGATTCAGACTGGAGAGCAGCCCCCCTGTGGTCTACTCAGCCCACCCGAGAGACTTCACCTTCGCTGCCGGCCTCCAACCGGACTGCATCCTGCCCACAGAGCAGAACGACTGCATCAGCTACCAGCCTCCATCACTGTGTTCACTTCTGCCCTCCAGCTCCCCTGTTGGCCCCCAGTACCAGAGCGTCTCCTTCTCAAACTGGACTATCAAGTCCAAGCACACCAACAACTGTGACAGTCCACCAGGCTCTGCTGCAGCAACCTACACCGACTCAGACGAGCTACACTCAAGCTCTCCACAAGGTCCCGGGATGCCTCGGCTGGTGACGGAGTTCCTGCTCTGTGATCCAGATGAGCTGCAACTGCAGAATAAGATCAGCGCTCGTATCCAGCAGGAGCAGACCGGCTGGAGGAGACTCGGGAACCCCGGCACCTTCAGCCTCATGTGCGTCATGGCTGACCAGACGCTGCTGTCCATCGTGGAGTGGGCTCGCACCTCCATCTTCTTCAAACAACTTAAG CTCTTTGTTTTTTGCACCAAGGTCAGTGATCAGATGAAGTTACTGCACAGCTGCTGGAGTGAACTGTTGATCCTGGACATCATATCCAGACAGGTCCTGTACGGCAGAGTGGGCAGTCTGCTCCTGGTCACTGGGCAGGAG GTGCAGCTGTCAGACATTGCCTCTCAAGCTGGTCCTACCTTGGCCGGCCTGGTCCAGAGAGGACAGGAGCTGGTTGAGAGGCTCCATATCCTAAAGCTGGACCGTCAAGAGTTTGCCTGTATCAAGTTCCTCATCCTCTTTAACCCAG ATGTGAAAGACCTTGAGGAGCATCAGCTGGTGGAGAGTGTGCAGGAGCAGGCTGAGGGAGCCCTGCTGGAGTACACATCGCGCACCTCCTCTCAGCACCTCGGACGCTTTactcatctgctgctgtgtctgtccGAGCTGCGCTCTCTCAGCACCCTCGCTGAAGACTACCTGTACTGTCGACACCTCAGCGGCGAGGTGCCCTGCAACAACCTGCTCATTGAGATGCTCCACGCCAAGCACAGCTGGCCATGA
- the LOC130186929 gene encoding nuclear receptor subfamily 5 group A member 2-like isoform X3: MRLEAVRADRMRGGRNTFGPMYKRDRALKQQRKALIQAGGFRLESSPPVVYSAHPRDFTFAAGLQPDCILPTEQNDCISYQPPSLCSLLPSSSPVGPQYQSVSFSNWTIKSKHTNNCDSPPGSAAATYTDSDELHSSSPQGPGMPRLVTEFLLCDPDELQLQNKISARIQQEQTGWRRLGNPGTFSLMCVMADQTLLSIVEWARTSIFFKQLKLFVFCTKVSDQMKLLHSCWSELLILDIISRQVLYGRVGSLLLVTGQEVQLSDIASQAGPTLAGLVQRGQELVERLHILKLDRQEFACIKFLILFNPDVKDLEEHQLVESVQEQAEGALLEYTSRTSSQHLGRFTHLLLCLSELRSLSTLAEDYLYCRHLSGEVPCNNLLIEMLHAKHSWP; the protein is encoded by the exons ATGAGGCTGGAAG CTGTTCGAGCAGATCGGATGCGAGGTGGCAGAAACACGTTTGGTCCCATGTACAAGCGAGACCGTGccctgaagcagcagagaaaggcTCTGATACAAGCTGGTGGATTCAGACTGGAGAGCAGCCCCCCTGTGGTCTACTCAGCCCACCCGAGAGACTTCACCTTCGCTGCCGGCCTCCAACCGGACTGCATCCTGCCCACAGAGCAGAACGACTGCATCAGCTACCAGCCTCCATCACTGTGTTCACTTCTGCCCTCCAGCTCCCCTGTTGGCCCCCAGTACCAGAGCGTCTCCTTCTCAAACTGGACTATCAAGTCCAAGCACACCAACAACTGTGACAGTCCACCAGGCTCTGCTGCAGCAACCTACACCGACTCAGACGAGCTACACTCAAGCTCTCCACAAGGTCCCGGGATGCCTCGGCTGGTGACGGAGTTCCTGCTCTGTGATCCAGATGAGCTGCAACTGCAGAATAAGATCAGCGCTCGTATCCAGCAGGAGCAGACCGGCTGGAGGAGACTCGGGAACCCCGGCACCTTCAGCCTCATGTGCGTCATGGCTGACCAGACGCTGCTGTCCATCGTGGAGTGGGCTCGCACCTCCATCTTCTTCAAACAACTTAAG CTCTTTGTTTTTTGCACCAAGGTCAGTGATCAGATGAAGTTACTGCACAGCTGCTGGAGTGAACTGTTGATCCTGGACATCATATCCAGACAGGTCCTGTACGGCAGAGTGGGCAGTCTGCTCCTGGTCACTGGGCAGGAG GTGCAGCTGTCAGACATTGCCTCTCAAGCTGGTCCTACCTTGGCCGGCCTGGTCCAGAGAGGACAGGAGCTGGTTGAGAGGCTCCATATCCTAAAGCTGGACCGTCAAGAGTTTGCCTGTATCAAGTTCCTCATCCTCTTTAACCCAG ATGTGAAAGACCTTGAGGAGCATCAGCTGGTGGAGAGTGTGCAGGAGCAGGCTGAGGGAGCCCTGCTGGAGTACACATCGCGCACCTCCTCTCAGCACCTCGGACGCTTTactcatctgctgctgtgtctgtccGAGCTGCGCTCTCTCAGCACCCTCGCTGAAGACTACCTGTACTGTCGACACCTCAGCGGCGAGGTGCCCTGCAACAACCTGCTCATTGAGATGCTCCACGCCAAGCACAGCTGGCCATGA
- the LOC130186929 gene encoding nuclear receptor subfamily 5 group A member 2-like isoform X2 has translation MECRHDVDLEEPCPVCGDKVSGYHYGLLTCESCKGFFKRTVQNNKKYVCAENQECRIDKAQRKRCPFCRFQKCLHVGMRLEAVRADRMRGGRNTFGPMYKRDRALKQQRKALIQAGGFRLESSPPVVYSAHPRDFTFAAGLQPDCILPTEQNDCISYQPPSLCSLLPSSSPVGPQYQSVSFSNWTIKSKHTNNCDSPPGSAAATYTDSDELHSSSPQGPGMPRLVTEFLLCDPDELQLQNKISARIQQEQTGWRRLGNPGTFSLMCVMADQTLLSIVEWARTSIFFKQLKVSDQMKLLHSCWSELLILDIISRQVLYGRVGSLLLVTGQEVQLSDIASQAGPTLAGLVQRGQELVERLHILKLDRQEFACIKFLILFNPDVKDLEEHQLVESVQEQAEGALLEYTSRTSSQHLGRFTHLLLCLSELRSLSTLAEDYLYCRHLSGEVPCNNLLIEMLHAKHSWP, from the exons ATGGAGTGCAGACATGATGTGGATTTGGAGGAGCCGTGTCCAGTCTGTGGAGATAAAGTCTCTGGATATCACTACGGTCTGCTCACCTGTGAAAGCTGCAAG GGGTTTTTCAAAAGGACGGTTCAGAACAACAAGAAGTACGTCTGTGCAGAGAACCAGGAGTGCAGGATCGACAAAGCTCAGAGGAAACGCTGTCCGTTCTGTAGGTTTCAGAAGTGTCTTCATGTCGGCATGAGGCTGGAAG CTGTTCGAGCAGATCGGATGCGAGGTGGCAGAAACACGTTTGGTCCCATGTACAAGCGAGACCGTGccctgaagcagcagagaaaggcTCTGATACAAGCTGGTGGATTCAGACTGGAGAGCAGCCCCCCTGTGGTCTACTCAGCCCACCCGAGAGACTTCACCTTCGCTGCCGGCCTCCAACCGGACTGCATCCTGCCCACAGAGCAGAACGACTGCATCAGCTACCAGCCTCCATCACTGTGTTCACTTCTGCCCTCCAGCTCCCCTGTTGGCCCCCAGTACCAGAGCGTCTCCTTCTCAAACTGGACTATCAAGTCCAAGCACACCAACAACTGTGACAGTCCACCAGGCTCTGCTGCAGCAACCTACACCGACTCAGACGAGCTACACTCAAGCTCTCCACAAGGTCCCGGGATGCCTCGGCTGGTGACGGAGTTCCTGCTCTGTGATCCAGATGAGCTGCAACTGCAGAATAAGATCAGCGCTCGTATCCAGCAGGAGCAGACCGGCTGGAGGAGACTCGGGAACCCCGGCACCTTCAGCCTCATGTGCGTCATGGCTGACCAGACGCTGCTGTCCATCGTGGAGTGGGCTCGCACCTCCATCTTCTTCAAACAACTTAAG GTCAGTGATCAGATGAAGTTACTGCACAGCTGCTGGAGTGAACTGTTGATCCTGGACATCATATCCAGACAGGTCCTGTACGGCAGAGTGGGCAGTCTGCTCCTGGTCACTGGGCAGGAG GTGCAGCTGTCAGACATTGCCTCTCAAGCTGGTCCTACCTTGGCCGGCCTGGTCCAGAGAGGACAGGAGCTGGTTGAGAGGCTCCATATCCTAAAGCTGGACCGTCAAGAGTTTGCCTGTATCAAGTTCCTCATCCTCTTTAACCCAG ATGTGAAAGACCTTGAGGAGCATCAGCTGGTGGAGAGTGTGCAGGAGCAGGCTGAGGGAGCCCTGCTGGAGTACACATCGCGCACCTCCTCTCAGCACCTCGGACGCTTTactcatctgctgctgtgtctgtccGAGCTGCGCTCTCTCAGCACCCTCGCTGAAGACTACCTGTACTGTCGACACCTCAGCGGCGAGGTGCCCTGCAACAACCTGCTCATTGAGATGCTCCACGCCAAGCACAGCTGGCCATGA